CGTGGCGGACCGCGTAGCGCAGCTCGCATTCCAGCACCGGCTCGCATTGGCAGATCAAGTTGCCCATCGCCGGCCGCTCCCGGGCCTGCTCCAGGATGCGAAGGGCTCGGGCGCCATGGCGATAGACCAGGCGATTGACCGCGAAGAGCGGCACTCCGAATTCCTTGGCCAAGGCCTCGGGATCGACGCTTCGCTCGCCGCCGGGCAAGGGCACTTGATGGGTGCGGCAGGGCGAGATTCGCCCCAGCTTGTGGCAGACCGCATCCACGGCTTCTTGGGCCATCAGGCGGTAGCTCGCCAGCTTGCCGCCGGCGATCGAAAGGAAACCGGGCAATTTATCGCGGAACTCATGATCGAAAATGGCGTGTTCCCGGCTGAGGTCGTCTTCATAAGCGTCGCGACGGTAGAGGGTGGGCCGCACTCCGGCCCAGGCATTGATGATCCGAGCCTGGCGAATGCGGGGAAAGACCTGTTCGATTCCATCCAAGAGATATTCGACCTCGTCCTCGAGGATCGGAATCTCGTCGGGATCGCCGAAGTAATCGTCATCGGTGGTGCCGACCACGGTGGTGTTTTGGTAAGGCATCATGAAGATGCTGCGGCCGTCGATGGCGGTGGCCATGATGGCGTAGTTGCTGATCCGCCGGTCGATGACCAGGTGAACGCCCTTGGCCGGGCGGAGCTTGATCTCCACGCCGGCCATCTCGGCCAAGCGCGGAACCCAGGGCCCGGCGGCGTTGAACACGAGCTTGGCCCGCAGCTCCCGGCGCTCGCCGCTGATCGCGTCGCGAACCCGCGCGCCGACCACCCTCCCTCCTTCCTTGAGAATTTCGGTCACCTCGGTGTGGTTGAAGGCCTCGCAGCCGTGCTCCGCCGCCGACAGAACGTTGGCCAGGCAAAGCCGAAAGCTGTCGATGCCCCATTCGTCGAAGGTGACGGCGCCGATCAAGCCGTCGACCAGATCCGGCTCCAAGGAGTGCGCTTCTTCGGGGCTAAGCCGGGTGTGGGGCTTGCCGTTCTTCAAGGCGCTGTATTTGTCATAGGCCTCGAAATAGGCTTCGAGGGCTTCGAGGTAAATTTTGCGGGCGAACTCCGATTTCCCGGGCTTGCGCAGGACCGGAAAGAGAAAGGGGATCCGGAAAAGCAGGTGGGGCACGATCTTCTGGATGTAGCCGCTGTCGATCGAGGAGAGCCGGGTCGTCTTGACGTCGCTCAAGAGGTAGCGGGCGCCGCCGTGGATCATCTGGGAAGAGGCGCCGGTGGTGCCGGAGCCGAAATCGTTCTTCTCGATCAGCGCGGTCTTGAAGCCGCGCATCGCCGCGTCGCGGGCGATCCCGCAGCCGTTGACGCCGCCGCCGATGACGATGAGGTCGAAGTCCACCGCGCGATTCTTCCATAAATCGGCGCAAAGGTTGAGGAATTATTTCTTGGCCTCGACCCGGATTCCCAGCTCCAGGAGCTGGGTCGCCGAAACGTGGCTCGGCGCCTCCGAGAGCGGGCAGGTCCCCTTCTGGGTCTTGGGGAAGGCGATGACGTCGCGGATCGAAGGCGCCCCGGTCATGATCATGATCAAGCGATCCAAGCCGAAGGCGATGCCGCCGTGGGGCGGAGCGCCGTATTCCAGGGCTTCGAGCAGGAAGCCGAATTTCTTCTTGGCCTCCTCGAGGTCGATCTTGAGGATGTCGAAGATCTGGGCCTGGCGTTTGGGATCGTGGATCCGGATCGAACCGCCGCCGATCTCATGGCCGTTCAACACCAAGTCGTAGGCCTGGGTCCGGGCCTTGTAGGGATCGGTCGCCAAGCTGTCC
This window of the bacterium genome carries:
- a CDS encoding glycerol-3-phosphate dehydrogenase/oxidase — encoded protein: MDFDLIVIGGGVNGCGIARDAAMRGFKTALIEKNDFGSGTTGASSQMIHGGARYLLSDVKTTRLSSIDSGYIQKIVPHLLFRIPFLFPVLRKPGKSEFARKIYLEALEAYFEAYDKYSALKNGKPHTRLSPEEAHSLEPDLVDGLIGAVTFDEWGIDSFRLCLANVLSAAEHGCEAFNHTEVTEILKEGGRVVGARVRDAISGERRELRAKLVFNAAGPWVPRLAEMAGVEIKLRPAKGVHLVIDRRISNYAIMATAIDGRSIFMMPYQNTTVVGTTDDDYFGDPDEIPILEDEVEYLLDGIEQVFPRIRQARIINAWAGVRPTLYRRDAYEDDLSREHAIFDHEFRDKLPGFLSIAGGKLASYRLMAQEAVDAVCHKLGRISPCRTHQVPLPGGERSVDPEALAKEFGVPLFAVNRLVYRHGARALRILEQARERPAMGNLICQCEPVLECELRYAVRH